TTGCAGAAAAGAAAAAGCCGCATGCCCCCTTGAAAGCATGCGGCCGAACACTCGACAACGCATCAGTATGCGCTGCGCGTGCTTACCTTTATTTTCGACACCGCACCTGGAATCGCTTCGCTGGCCGGCAGCGCTTCGTCGATCGGCGTGCGCCCGCCGTCGCGGAAGAACGCCTGCTCGGCGGCTTTGTTCAGCACGAGCACGCTGATGCGGCGGTTGGTCGGCTCGTCGGCGACGTTCGCATTGAGCGGCAGCACGTCCGCGAGACCGCGCACCTGCAACAGCTTGTCTTCGCGCATGCCGCCCGCGACCAGCGCGCGCCGCGCCGCGTTCGCGCGTTCCGACGACAGCTCCCAGTTCGAGTAGCCCGCCGGACCGTTCGCGTAGGTCACGGCGTCCGTGTGGCCCGCAATCGAAATGCGGTTGTCGACATCGTTTAGTGCCGCGCCGATCCGCGTGAGGATCTCGACCGCGTAGCTCTGCAGTTTCGAGCTCCCCGTCGCAAACATCGGGCGCTTCAGCGTATCGACGATTTCGATGCGCAATCCCTCGTTCGTGATCGAGATGCGGATCTGATCCTTGAACGCCTTCAGCGCGGGCGTGTCCTCGATCAGCGCCGACAGCTTCGACTTCAGCTGTTCGAGACGCGCCGTGTCGTTGGGGACGGTCGTTATCTGCGTGAGCGTCGGCTTTGCGGGCTCCTGCTGCATCGTCTTGCCATCGCCGGGACGTGTGTCGGAGATGTCGCGGCCGCCGCCCTGGATCACGTTCGGACGCGCGGCCGCCGTGCCCTCGTTGCCGCCTAGCAGGCTCGACAGCGGCGTGTTGAAGTAATCCTCGATGCCCTGTTTGTCGTACTTCGACGTCGAGCCGAGCAGCCACATCAGCAGGAAGAACGCCATCATCGCGGTCACGAAGTCCGCGTAGGCGATCTTCCACGCGCCGCCGTGATGCCCGCCGTGTCCGTCGCCCTTCTTCGAGCGGCGCACGATGACAGGCGCGGCTTTCGCGCTCGCCTCTTCGCCGCGGGGTCGTCTTTGAGCCATGCCGTTCTCCTTCCAGACTAACGTCAGGCCGACTTCGGCATCTTGGTTGCGCGCACGGCGTCGTCCAGCTCCTGGAAGCTCGGACGGTCTGCCGTAAACAGCACCTTGCGACCGAATTCGACGGCGACGGGCGGCGCATAGCCGGACAGCGACGCGAGCAGCACGGCCTTCACACATTGATACGGCTTGGCCTCGGCGCGGCCCTTTGCGTTCAGCAGATCGGCGACGGGGCCGATGAAGCCATACGCGAGCAGAATGCCGAGGAACGTACCGACCAGCGCGCCCGCGATCATCTCGCCGAGCACGGCGGGCGGTGCGCCGACCGAGCCCATTGTGTGCACCACGCCCATCACGGCCGCGACGATGCCGAATGCGGGCAGGCCGTCAGCCATCTTCTGGATCGCGTTCGCAGGCACCGACGATTCCGCGTGATGCGTCTCCAGCTCTTCGTCCATCAGGTCCTGCATTTCGAGCACGTTGACGTTGCCCGTCGACATCATCCGCAGATAATCGACGATGAAATCGAGCAGATGATGGTCTTTCAAAACGTGCGAATACTTCTGAAAAAGCGCGCTTTCTTCAGGTGCATTGACATCGGCTTCAAGCGCCATCATGCCTTCCTTGCGCGCTTTTTGAAGCAGCTCATAAAGCAGCGCGATCAGTTCCAGATAAATCTCTTTCGAATAGGCACCGCCCTTGAAGCATCCAGGCAAAGCCTTGATGGTTTTCTTGAGCACCGACACGGGATTACTGACGACGAACGCGCCGATCGCCGCGCCGAAAATACACAGCAGTTCGAACGGCTGCACCAGCGCGGGCAGATGGCCGCCCACTCCCACGAAGCTCCCGATCACCGAGCCGACAACTAGCAGCCAACCAATAGCAACAAACATGGACCCTTCTCCAATTCAGAGCACTTGCGGCACGCCAATGAACCGGCAGGTTTTACTGCGCGAATGGCGTACCGTTTTGTTAATTCCGTGAAGGTGGTAACGGCCAGAGAAGCGCTGTGCTGAAGTGCGGGCAACGCCCGATCGGGAAAATATTTTGACGATTCGATTGATTTCGATACTTCGGGCGTTTTTACTGGCGCCGCTTCTACCGGCGGCGATTAAGAACAGATAATGCTCGCCCTCGGCAAAATGCCGGGAATCTTGAGTGCAGCGTGAAAATAAAAATCGCCGCATAAAAGCGGCGAATATCGACTCGGGGACTGTCTTGCGCGTTCGATCCGCGCGCGATGTCACTGCGACACGGCGGCGGCGGAAGCAGGCGATGCGGCGATGGCGGGCGTGCTGTCGAGCAGGGCGGCTGGGTCGTGGGCGGTTGATTCTTGCGCGGGTCTGGCCGAAGCCACTGGCGTCGCCGATGCGGAAGCCACGGGCGCAGCCGGCTGGGCCGACGGGGCTGGCATGATGACGGGCGCCACGTGGCCGCCCGAGGCGCCGGGCATGGGCGTGACAACCAGCGCAGGGGTGGGAGCAGGCGCGGGCAGTTGTGTTGCCTCGACGGTATTGCCCGGCACGGGCGCGCTACGCACCACGTTCTCGAGGTAATGGCCGATCAGCGCAAAGAAGCCGTCGTAGAACTTGGCCGACTGGATGGTTTCGCTTGAAATCTTCACCATCGCGTCGCTGTTCTGGCGGATCGGCAGCGACAGCGAGCCGAGCACGCTCAGCCCGACGCTCGCCGACGTATCGCTTTTCTTGAGCGCGTAACCGCTTTGCACCGCGTTCGCGTAGACGATGCTGCTATTGGTCGCGTCGTCGCCTGCCGTGCAGACGATGTGGAATTCGACGGTGAAGTGCGAGTCGCTGGCGGGCTGGAAGTTCTTGCTGGCATCGACGGTATCCGGGCGCACCAGCGTCGTCATGTAGCCCTGGCTCAGCAGCGCGCGGCGCGCCCCTTCGCAGGCTTCCGTGCTCGTCACCTGGAATGTGCGCGTGTACGGACTCGCGCCGCTGCTGAAGAAGTCTTCCTGCAGTTTCGCCTTCGGCGGCGTGGAGCACGCGCCAAGCGCGGCAAGCACGGGCAGGGTCAATGCGAGAGCGGCACGGGGAAAGCGGCTGAACATGATGAACAAGCGGACAACGGAATCGGACGGCAAGCATTGTAGTGCGGTTTCATGGCAGACCGTTATTACAGCGATAGGCGCCGTTGCAGGACGAGGCGGCGCGCGAAACGGGGCGCGGACGCGCGGCTATGCCGCGTAAGGTGCGCACGCCGTTGCCACAATCTCTTACGACATATTTCAACGACGCAGCCTCAGCTCACCCAGCTTTGCGCCGTGCGCGGCAGCTCGACGGTAAACACGGTGCCGAAGATCTCGTCCGACGCGCCCGTCACCTTGCCGCCGTGCATGTGCACGATTTTGTGCACGATGTGCAACCCGAGCCCGAGTCCTTCGCGCGACCGTTCGCCCGCGTTGGCGGATCCGAACGGCTCGAACAGATGCGGCAGTATCGCAGCCGGAATCGCGCCGCGATTGCTAACGGTTAATCTTAGCCGGTTCGATTCCTCCGCGTTGACGTCGACAGTGATCGGGCTGTCGCGCTCGCCGTGATGCAGCGCGTTGCTGATCAGATTCGAAATGGCCTGCCACAGCAGATCTGTGTCCCAGTTGCCCGTCGTGTTGCCGCGCGAGGTAAAGACGATCTGGCTGGCGCGCTCGTGCGCCGCGAACTCTTCGATCACGCCGCGGCACAGCGTCGCGAGTTCGCTCGGGCGCGGCTGCAACTGCATGCGGCCGCCTTGCAGCCGCGCGAGATTGAGCAGTTGATGCACCATGCGCGACATGCGCAGCGAACTGTTCCTGATGCGGCCCGCGACTGCTCCGGATTGCTCGTCAGGCGCATTGCGCACCAGGTATTCCGCCGACGCGAGCACCGTGCCAAGCGGCGTGCGCAGATCGTGGCCGAGCACGGCCATCAGCATTTCGTTTGCTTCGAGCAGCTGGCGCGTGGCCAGCAGCTGTTCGGCGAGCTGCCGCTTGTGCTGTTCCAGTTGCACGAACACGTCGACCTTCGATTGCAGGATGCGCGGGTCGAATGGCTTGTGCAAAAAGTCGACCGCGCCCGCTTCGTAGCCGCGAAACGTGCGCGACGCATCTTCCGCGGTGGCCGTCAGAAAGATGATGGGCACGTGCGACGTGCGCGGGCTGCCGCGCATCAGCGACGCGAGTTCGAAGCCGTTCATGCCGGGCATGTTGACGTCGAGTATCGCGAGCGCGGCTTCATGCTTGAGCAGCAGGTCGAGCGCGGCCGTCCCCGAGTTCGCGACCAGCAGTTCGACGCCGGGCCGCGCCAGCAGCGCTTCGAGTGCCGTGATGTTATGCGCGATATCGTCGACGATCAGAATGTTGACGGGCGAATTCGTCATGTCATCGTTCTAGTGTCAGGCGGCAAACCGGCGAGGCGCCGGGCCATCAGGGTTGGAGAAAGCACTTCGTCCGCGGCGCCGAGCGCGATGGCCGCGCGCGGCATCGTCGGCGAGACGGCCGTTTGCGGGTCCTGCACCCACGCGAGGCCGCCCATCGCGCGGATCACCTGGAGTCCCTGCGCGCCGTCGTCGTTCGCGCCCGACAGCAGGACGCCGAGCAGCCGCTCGCGGTAGACGTGCGCGGCGGATTCGAACAGCACGTCGATGGACGGCCGTGAATAATGCACGCTTGAGTCGATCGAGAGTGCGATTGTGCGGTCGTCGTCGATCAGCATGTGATAGCCGGGCGGCGCGATATGCACGCGGCCGGGCAACACGGGCTCGCCCGCATCCGGTTCGACGACGGGGAGCGCGCATCGATAGCCGAGTGTTTCGGCGAGGCAACTGGGCGCATCGGGCGGGACGTGCGTGACGATCAGCACGGCGATACCGAACGCTGCGGGCAACGCAGGCAGCAGCACGTTCAGCACATCGATGCCGCCCGCCGACGCTCCTATTGCGATTGCCTCGAACACGCGTGTTTCCATCGGCGCAACAGCGTCCGGTGGAAAAGGTCGGCGAGATGTGTTCATACGCGTCGATCGTTCGTCCGTTGTTGAAATGGGTGCAGTCTAGCGTTTCTGATAGATGCGCTCGTGCTCGCGAAATTCTTCGAAGGCATCGTACTGCGTCGAAAAGCGCAGGCTCTCCTTGCTGCCGAGGCCGAGAAAGCCGCGACGCACAAGCGTGTCCCTGAACAGTCCGAGTGCGCGATCCTGCAAGCCGCGATCGAAATAGATCAGAACATTGCGGCACGACACGAGGTGGGCTTCCAGAAACACTTCATCCGTCGACAGGCTGTGATCCGCAAATACGACGCGCTCTTTCAGCGAGCCCGCAAAGCGCGCGCCACTGTATGCCGCGTGATAGTAGTCCGCGAGCGAACGCGTGCCGCCCGCCGCGAGATAGTTGCGCGTGAAGCCCGCGATGCGGTCGAGCGCATAAATGCCCGCTTCGGCGCGTGCGAGCGCGTCGGGATTGATGTCGGTCGCGTAGAACAGCGTGCGTTCGGTGAGACCCGCTTCGTCGAATAGGATTTTCAGCGACCACAGTTCTTCGCCTGTGCTGCAGCCGGCCACCCACACCTTGATCGACGGATAGGTTTGCAGCACGGGCAGCACATGATGGCGAAGCGCGAGAAAGTAGCCCGGGTCGCGGAACATGTCGCTGACCTGCACCGTCAGGTAGTGGAACAGCCGCACGAAGTCCGCCTCGCTGCGCATGATCCTGTCCTGTAGTTGCGACAGCGTCGTGACGTCGAATTCTTCGAGCGCCTGCGCGAGCCGCCGCCGCAACGACGACATCGAGTAATGCCGGAAGTCATGCTGGTACTTCAGGTAGATCGCTTCCAGCAGTAGCTTCAGCTCGATGTCGAAATCGTGCAGGCGTTGCGGCGAATCGTCGTACGTGAAACGGCTCATGACGGGCGGTTCCTCGCGGCTAGCGCTGCCGCAGCCACACGCGGCACAGCGAAACCAGCTTGTCGACGTCGATCGGCTTCGAGATGTAGTCGTCGGCGCCGGCTTCGAGGCAGCGCATGCGGTCTTGCGCCATCGCCTTCGCCGTCAGCGCGATGATGGGCAGATGCGCAAAGCGTGAATCGCGGCGAATGTGCGAGATCGCCGTCAGACCATCCATCTCCGGCATCATGATGTCCATCAGCACGAGATCCACCTCGCGTCCGCTGTTCAGCGTTTCGAGCGCCTCGCGTCCGTTGCGCGCGATTGCGAGCGAGGCACCCAGCGGCTCGATCACGTGCGACAGCGCGAAGATGTTGCGCACGTCGTCTTCCGCGAGCAGGATGGTGCGCCCTTCGAACTGGTTGTCCCGCTGCCGCACCGTGCGCAGCATGCGCTGCTGCTCCGGCGCAAGCGACGACTCGACGCTATGCAGGAACAGCGTTACTTCATCCAGCAGACGTTCAGGCGACTTTGCACCCTTGATGATGATCGATTTCGAGTAGCGCCGGAGCCGGTGCTCTTCATCGCCCGACAGCATGCGGCCCGTGTAGACGATGACGGGCATCGCCTGATGCGTGACGTCGGCGGCAAGCTGTTCGAGCAGATCGTAGCCCGTGCCGTCGGGCAGCGCGAGGTCCGTCACGACGCAATCGAACAGCGTCGACGACAGCTTTTCGAGCGCGCCCGCCAGCGTCGCGACAACGACGATTTCCGTAGTCTCGCTCTGCAGCAGTGCGCGGATGCTTTCACGCATCGCCGCGTCGTCCTCGATCACCAGCACGCGCTTCATGCGCTGTTGCAGGCGGCTTTCGAGCCGCCGGATCGCGGCTTCGAGCGTAGTGCGCGCAGTCGGTTTCAGCGTGTAGCCGACTGCGCCCAGATGCAGCGCTTTCTCGGCGTGATCCGTCGCCGAGACGATGTGAATCGGGATATGACGCGTGGCGGGATCGTTCTTCAGCCATTCGAGCACCGTCAGCCCCGAGCGGTCGGGCAGGCCGACATCGAGCAAAACGGCTGTCGGCTGCATGTCGCGCACGAGCGTCAGGCCCGTTGTCGCGTCGCTGGCGTGGACGAAGTCGAAGTCGAGTTCATGCGTGAGATCGCGCAGGATCTCGGCGAACGCGAGGTCGTCTTCGATCGCGAGAATCAGGCGCGCTTCATGGCGGCGCGCGTCGCGGTCGTCGGCGATCGACGCGTGCACGCCGGCCGTCGGCGCGGGCGCGGGCGCTGGCATAGCTTCGGCATCGGGCGTCGGCGTGCTGACGGGCCGCGTCAGGGGCGTGGCGGCTTGCGGTGCCGCAGCGGGTGGCGAAGTGTGCGCGTGCGCTTCGACCGACCCTTGCAGCGGCAGCCAGAGCGTGAACACGCTGCCTTTGCCGGGCTCGCTTGCCACGCTCACACGTCCGCCGAGCAGCCGCGCAAACTCGCGCGAGATCGACAGGCCAAGGCCGCTGCCACCGTAGTTGCGGCTCGTCGAGCCGTCGGCCTGCTGGAACGCTTCGAAGATCAGTTCGAGCTTGTCGGCGGCAATGCCGATGCCCGTGTCGCGCACGTCGAAGCGCAGCGTGTCCGCGTCGCTGGCTGCGACCGTCAGCGCGACTTCGCCGCGCTCGGTGAACTTCAGCGCGTTCGACAACAGGTTGCGCAAGATCTGCGTGATGCGCTGACCATCGGTGAAGATCATGTCGGGCACGCCCGGCGCACGCTCGACCGAAAATTGCAAATGCTTCGCAGCAGCCATCGGCTCGAACATTTCGCGCAGCGATTGCAGCATCGATTCGACGGCCACGAGCTCGCGGTCGATCGTGATCTGCCCGGCTTCCACTTTCGACAGATCGAGAATGTCGTTGATCAGCACCAGCAAATCGCTGTTCGATGCATGAATCGTTTCCGCGTAGCGCACTTGCTCGTCGGTCAGATTGCCCGTGCGGTTCTCCTGCAACAGGCGCGCGAGAATCAGTGAACTGTTCAGCGGCGTGCGCAGTTCGTGCGACATGTTCGCGAGGAACTCGGACTTGTAGCGGCTCGACTGCTCCAGCCGTGCGGCGTTGGCCGCAAGCTCTCCCTGCGCGCTGAGCAGCTCGGCCTTCTGCCGCTCGAGACGCTTCGCGTAATCTTCGAGCTGGACGTTCGTCTGTTCGAGTTCCGCCTGTTGCGCTTCGAGCCGCGCTTGCGATTCGACGAGTGCGCGGCCGCGCTCTTCGAGACCTTCATTTGATACGCGCAGCTCTTCCTGTTGCACCTGAAGCTCTTCATTCAATTGCTGCGTTTCGGAGAGTGCGTCCTGAAGGCGCTCTCGATACAGCGCGGCTTCGATGAAGTCGCCCATGCTGTTGGCGACCAGTTGCAGGAACTCGTGATCGCGCGGCGCGATGTTGCGCATGAAGCCCATTTCGACGACGCCGTTCACGACACCGTCGTTGTCGATCGGCAGCACGACGAGGTTGCGCGGCGGGCTCATGCCCGTGCCGGACACGACTTTCACGTAGTCGTCGGGGACGTCGTGCAAGACGAGCATCCGGCGCGATACGGCCGCCTGGCCGACCAGGCTATCGGCGTCGCGAAACGAGCGCGCGGCGTGTTCGCTCTCCTCGCTGAAGCCGTAGGTCGCGATGCGCTTGAGGCTGCTCGTTGCGCGGTCGCGCACATACAGGGCCGCGACCACGACGTCGAGATATTGCGCGAGAAATTCGAGGATCGCGCGGCCGACCAGGGGCGGACTCGACTGGCCGACCATTTTCTCCGCGAGCAGGCGCTGGCCGGAGCGCAGCCACACCTGTTGCTGCAGCACTTCCGCGTGTTCGGCCTGGCGCCCGAGCACGCCGTCATACGCTTCGGACAGGTTCAGCAGGTCGCGCCGCCCGCGCCACGCAATCACGCCGCTGATCGACAGACTGACGAGCAGAAATGCACCGACGAGAAGGGCTGTCACGCTGCGCGTGTCGCTGGAGCGCTGCTGGCGCAGCGCTTCTTCGACGGTCACGAATTGCGCGAAAAGCCGCCGCGTTTCGTCGAATTCGATCTTTCCGCGCCCGCTCTTCACGGAGTCGGTGTAGTCGAGATTGCGCCGGCGCAGATCGATCATCTGTTGCGCGAACTGGTCCCAGCGCTGCTGCACGGCGCGAATACGCTTGAGCTGGTCGGCTTGCGACGGGTTGTCGGACACCATCTCTATCAGTGAACCGATCTCCGTTTCGAAGCGTGGCTGACCTAGCTGATACGGCGCGAGGAAGGCCTCGTCCCCTGTAATGAGAAAGCCGCGCAACGCAGACTCGCGATCGACGGCGAGGCGCAGCATCTCGTTTGCGTGGCCGATCACGCGCTCGGAATGCTCAACCCAGCTGATCGTATTCACGAGGTACGCGATCAACGCGATGAACATGCCCATCGTGACGACGCCGAGCCCGAGCGGCAACGCGATATTGCGGCGAATGATGCGGCGAAAACTGATCGGATCGACAGCGCCGCCAGCGGTCATTTTTTCTCCGTGACCGGGTGACTCGTGTGATGTTTTCGGCATTTTTGACTTGAAAAAACGATGGCGTCTTTAGTTGTAGCCGGAATGCGCGACTGCATGGCGATGTCCAGACTGGCGATGTAATTCGTTGTATGGACAAGCGTTGGAAGTATCACATAGCGTCAGGCATTCGTGTAAGCGGACGCTGAAACGGTGGCGGCGCAGAAGCGGGGGCGCACCTGTCCGATAAAGCGAGGCTTGAAAATCAGCGAACCCGAAGCAGACAACGAAGCGACTGGCAAAGAAAAAGCCGCATGCCAAAAGCGTGCGCGTGCGGCTGTTCGAATCGACTGTTGGCTACTGGCTCGCGCCCGTTCCGATACCCGCTTTTTTCTGCGCGTCTTGCAAATCCTGCGGGTAGTTCGGATCGTTGGCGCGGGCGGGCTGGTAACCGGCGTCTTCGAGTTTCTTGAGTTCGGCGTTCTTCTTCGCGCGTGCTTCCTTGTGAGCCTGCTTGCGCTGCTGCTTGGTCGGCTTCGCCGCGGACGCGGCGGCGCCCGTTGCATCCGTGCCGCCCGACGCGTCGGTGTTTTGCGCGAAGGCTGGCGCGGCTGCGCCGATACCTAGCGAGGCCGAGGCGAGAAGGACGATCAGTTTTCTGGCGATACGCATTTCCGTTCTCCTGTCGTAGAGGCTTGACGATCGATTCCGCTTGCGCGGCCTGAGTCGGACGTTCCCCGGTCAAATGCTGACGCGCGCCGGGGATGTCCAATGTATCCGACGTGCACGGATCGCGCCTGACAGGGTTGTAGAATCCGCGGACATATAGCGCTATTTCTGCAGACAGAATCGAAACACGACTGGAAAGGAGACCCGGAATGTCCGTTGCTGCAACCGTCTATCGCGGCGATGTCGTCGAGAACACGCATAGCGCGCACGTAGCCGTCGTCGATACGGATGGGGGACTGCTGTATGCGAGCGGCAACCCGTCGCGCTTCACGCTCGTCCGCTCGGCGGCCAAGCCTGCGCAGGCGCTCGCCGTCGTTGAGACAGGCGCGCTCGAACGTTTCGGATTCGATGACGCAGATCTCGCGCTGATGTGCGCCTCGCATAGCAGCGAAGCGCGGCATATCGAGCGCGCGCGCAGCATGCTCGCGAAGTCGCAGGCCACCGAGCACGACTTGCGTTGCGGCGGCCATCCGCCCATTTCCGATGCCGTCTACCGCGAGTGGATCAAACGCGATTTCGTGCCGGGCGCCGTGTGCAGCAACTGTTCGGGCAAGCATGCGGGGATGCTGGCGGGCGCGCGGGCGCTTGGGGTGGCGCTCGCCGACTATCATCTGCCGGAGCATCCGTTGCAGCAGCGTGTGAAGCGCGTGGTTGCACAAGCGTGCGATCTTCCCGACGAAGGCGTGCAGTGGGCTGTCGATGGCTGCAATCTGCCGACGCCCGCGTTCCCGCTCGATCGCCTGGCGCGTCTTTACATGAAGCTCGCGCGTGCCGCCGACGGATATGCTTCGGCCGATGTGCAGCGCGACGCGGCGCTCGCGCGCATCTATCGCGCGATGACCGAGCATCCGGAGATGGTCGCGGGCGAGGGACGCTTCTGCACGGCCCTGATGAGCGCATTCAAAGGCGCGCTGGTCGGCAAGCTCGGCGCGGATGCGAGCTACGCGATCGGCGTGCGCGCGTCGGCGCAAACGGCGAAGCTCGGCGCGAAAGGCGCGCTCGGCATTGCGGTGAAAGTGGAAGACGGCAACACCTCGATCCTCTATGCGATCGTCGCCGACCTGCTGACAAAGCTCGGCATCGGCGGCGAAGCCGAACACCGTGCGCTCGACGCGTTCCGTCTGCGCACGATGCGCAATACGGTCGGCCTCGAAACCGGACGCGTAAAAGTGGCCGTGAATCTCGTCAAGGCGAATTAAGCGTGCCTAGCTGGACGACTGGCTGTCGCTGCCGGGAGGATCGAACATCGCCTGACACCTGGGCGATAGCTTGTCGTAGTGCTCCTTCATGCAGGCTTCGATCTTCTCCTTGTTGGGAATATGGATCGCGCAAAATTTGATCGCGTCGTGCTTGCACGCCTTGGTCTGTTCGTCACGCGTGGCGGCCGTTCCGACGTTCGCCGCCGCCACGCACATGATTAGCAAAAGTAGCGGTTTGAGCTTCATTGCCATTGATTCAGGTCGAAGGATATCCGGCTGTGTCCCGGAGTTCATTTCGAGTAGAGCAGCCTACCCGCACACGATCAAGCAAAAAGCGAACCCAACGCGGTGCAGCGCACTTATTGCAATATCAGGCAAGCGCAATAATGTCAGCGTGCGGCGCTTTGTCAAAGCGCAGGGCGGCGCGTGCGCCGCATGCTATGCTTGCACAGCCCGCAACGGGAACGGTACAGCTATCCGCATTCGCACGGCCACAACAAATACATCATGGACTACCGGCATCTTCAGAAACGCAAAAGCCTGCATGCGCGGATCGTGCAGGAACTCGGCATCGAAATCGTCAGCAGCAGGCTGGTGCCGGGCGAACGTCTGCCCGCCGAAGCGACACTGTGCGAAAAGTACGGAGTGAGCCGTCCCGTGTTGCGCGAAGCAACACGCGTGCTGGTGGCAAAAGGTCTGGTCGTGTCGAAGCCCCGTGTGGGCAGCGTCGTGCGGCCGCGCGAAGAGTGGCACATGCTCGATCCCGACGTGCTCTACTGGACGCTCAACAGCATTCCCGAAGGGGAATTCTTTCTGTCGCTGATGACTGTGCGCCGCATCATCGAACCGGCGGCAGCCGCGCTCGCCGCAACCGCTGCGACGGATGAAGACCTGGAGCGCATCGGCTCCGCGTACGACCGCATGGAGCACGCGCAAAGCGCCGGCGATCTGCTCGAGCCGGACCTGGAGTTTCACCGCGCGATCATGGCCGCGACGCACAACGACATGCTCGCGTATATCGGCAACATGATGTCGCTGGCCTTGTCGGAGTCGATCAAGCTGACGAGCCGTCACCCTGACACACATGCTCTGTCATTACCGCGCCATAAAGCGATTCTTACCGCGATCCAGAATCGCGATGCACTAGCCGCACGTCAGGCAAGCCTTGTGCAGCTCGAGCACGCACGTGCCGACGCCGATACGATTCTCGGCATCGGCACGACGTGATGCTTGAAGCGCGGTAAGCGCGCTCACGCGCTTTCACGCTAGTGCGAATGCGGCGGGACTTCCGCGCCACGGCAACCCACTAGGAAATCGAAGTCGCAACCCTGATCGGCCTGCATCACGTGGTCGATGTAGAGATTGCGATAGCCGCTCGCATCGGCGGGATTGCGCTGCTGGCTCTCCTTCCATCCGGCGAGACGCGCCGTCATTTCCGTCTCGTCGATATCGACGTGCAGACGGCCCGCGTCGCAATCCAGTTCGATCCAGTCGCCGTCGCGCACGATCGCGAGCGGCCCGCCCGCACGCGCTTCGGGCGCGACGTGCAACACCACGGTGCCATATGCGGTGCCGCTCATGCGCGCGTCCGACACGCGCACCATGTCCGTCACGCCTTGCGCGAGCAGTTTCGGCGGCAGCCCCATATTGCCGACTTCGGCCATGCCCGGATAACCCTTCGGCCCGCAGTTCTTCATCACGAGCACGGAATCTGCCGTTACGTCGAGATCGGGATCGCCGATGCGCTTCTTGTAGTCGTCGAAGTTCTCGAACACGACCGCGCGGCCGCGATGCTTCAACAGCGCAGGGGTCGCGGCGGACGGTTTGAGCACCGCGCCGTTCGGCGCGAGATTGCCGCGCAGCACGCACAGACCGCCGTCTTCGCGCAGCGGCTTGTCGAGCGGACGGATCACTTCATCGTTATAGATCGGGGCTTCGATGCAGTTCTCCCACAGCGACTTGCCGTTCGCTGTCAACGCATCGGGATGCGGCAGCAGGCCCGCTTCGCCGAGTCTGCGCAGCACGGCCGGCAAGCCGCCCGCGTAATAGAACTCTTCCATCAGGAAGCGGCCCGAGGGCTGCAGATCGACGAGTGTCGGCGTGCCCCGCCCGATGCGCGTCCAGTCGTCGAGTTCAAGGTTCACGCCGATGCGCCCGGCAATCGCCTTCAGATGAATCGCCGCATTGGTCGAGCCGCCGATCGCCGCATTCGCGCGGATCGCGTTTTCGAATGCCTCGCGAGTGAGCAGTTTCGACAGCCGCACGTCTTGTAGCGCCATGTCGACGATGCGCATGCCCGACAGATGCGCGAGCACATAGCGGCGCGCATCGACGGCGGGAATCGCCGCGTTGTGCGGCAGCGTGACGCCGAGCGCCTCGGCCATACATGCCATCGTCGACGCCGTGCCCATCGTGTTGCAGGTGCCCGCCGAGCGCGACATGCCCGCTTCCGCCGACATGAACTCGTGGATCGAGATCTTGCCTGCCTTCACCTGTTCGCTCAGTTGCCACACGACC
This Paraburkholderia phymatum STM815 DNA region includes the following protein-coding sequences:
- a CDS encoding IlvD/Edd family dehydratase, with amino-acid sequence MSDQPRKLRSAAWFGTADKNGFMYRSWMKNQGIPDHEFAGKPIIGICNTWSELTPCNAHFRKLAEHVKRGVFEAGGFPVEFPVFSNGESNLRPTAMFTRNLASMDVEESIRGNPIDAVVLLAGCDKTTPALLMGAASCDVPAIVVSGGPMLNGKHEGRDIGSGTVVWQLSEQVKAGKISIHEFMSAEAGMSRSAGTCNTMGTASTMACMAEALGVTLPHNAAIPAVDARRYVLAHLSGMRIVDMALQDVRLSKLLTREAFENAIRANAAIGGSTNAAIHLKAIAGRIGVNLELDDWTRIGRGTPTLVDLQPSGRFLMEEFYYAGGLPAVLRRLGEAGLLPHPDALTANGKSLWENCIEAPIYNDEVIRPLDKPLREDGGLCVLRGNLAPNGAVLKPSAATPALLKHRGRAVVFENFDDYKKRIGDPDLDVTADSVLVMKNCGPKGYPGMAEVGNMGLPPKLLAQGVTDMVRVSDARMSGTAYGTVVLHVAPEARAGGPLAIVRDGDWIELDCDAGRLHVDIDETEMTARLAGWKESQQRNPADASGYRNLYIDHVMQADQGCDFDFLVGCRGAEVPPHSH